The sequence GGGCCCAGCCTGTCAGAGTgttcttccggagactggacaatggatggtggagctccagcctcctgacagctccctcgtttcactctcctgagaagccaggagccttcctcgctcagagccctcatgtctcagagaagtctcagggtcccggtgttcgtgtcccaccgagtgtcctctatgaggaccttcaggtttcctcctcctcagaggacagcgattctgacctggagtgagactgcaggtggcaggggctccttggcctcccgctcccgtgactcgGAGGGGACTGTgagactgaggagcgcagagcagcgagcagactctgtgcggtgactccgaagctccctggctgtgacGCTTCTGCGGCTGTGGGAGCCCAGGCCAGgtagggagccgatgcagggactctgcctcattgagtCCTGGTGAGGGTCATTGTAGTTCGCATGACTCTCCGGAAACgtgccaggaaaagcttccgtgccagtgattggttgcctgagaaactgggcgacgcgcaggagtcagacttctgctgggacgtcaataggaaactggggaatgactgtgtttttgctctctagatgactgaataagggaaaagttcgggaaccctgagaggtgcagcccttccgctgtgCCCCACCCCTGGAGCAGTGTTTGGAACTCTGGGAAGCGTGCTGCGCtacgcgctctcggggtccttcctcggcctcgaaaactgggctctggcatgcctttgtcaatatgtgtgtttaaTGTGCTTggagtgagtaaaattctcaaaaagatgacatgtTGTCTTTTGACTgtcattccgtgtttgtgtttaactgatcttccaagggcttgaaactttcctgacttgttagcaatccaaatcgttttgtctccgaaacagagttgactgaggggaccgcagggctgggcaggacatttgacttcttctacatccacaggagcaagcaaacctcagccccactctaccaacacgcacctagtaaaatgccgccagctgaatctcatgcacgctaacacgtggtgaggtttgcttgcaccacgggtccccatttggctcaaacgccgacgccaggtgcgtggttccaattgcgatgGCGCCCATGAAGTGGCttccggatgtgcgtatgcaccaggcacactttGATTCGCCAAATAGTCcctagcaaagctgaagttaactcccagattcgggttGTACTTCAGaagtaagacattcatcccgtcttctttccggatgtctgacaccgggcctttccatgggtctccccccgatcctaagtgtagctgagctagagactcactgaacaatctaggcagggctatcccatcatgcacaggctatctccattctctgacctgggaacaactctgaccaggattcctcATCTAGGAGCCCTCGGAACTGAGCGGGTTCCTCTGCGGCAcaccaaatggctgctccctCCCGCCGCTGTTGAGGGTCGTTATCTTGATTAtgtagatcacctagaaagtatcagtatccagaatcaataagatcaactctctgctcctctgacagcagaatgAGCATGACCAcaatgaaccaaagagcgtggaaggaaacgatgtgaccatAAAGCTCAGAGAACGTCCACAGGGgatcgtaagctggggttccaacctcaATCATGAATAATTAATGAAGCGCAAATCAAAGGGGACtagagtttcagcaggtgcaattcatccaTTGGGAAGTCGCCGgagggccaacaagattgagaacctgggagtcgggtgcagtgtcaaGGTGGACGCGATTGGTTCCAAAGCTCAAgaagaccatggggtcacttgggctacatgagaaaatgccccagtgtgccTGTTCAGCATTCTGACCCCTGCCTGTCTCCTCCCGTTCAAGGAACGTAGACCCTCACTTGTGttatttagtttttgttgtttttttagataCATACGCAGTGATACActatggtaactttttttttaaatttacatttaggCCTGTCTTCACAAGATACCTTATGCAAGAgcctttccattttgttttgaaacacagtagCATCTCACTCTACACATCTGACATGCctagttactcttttttttttttttttttttttttgagacggagtctctctctgtcacccatgctggagtgcagtggcgcgatctcggctcactgcaagctccgcctcccgggttcacgccattctcctgcctcagcctctccgagtagctgggactacaggcgccagccaccacgcccggctaattttttttttttgtatttttagtagagacggagtttcaccattgtctcgatctcctgacctcgtgatctgcccgcctcggcctccctaactgctgggattacaggcgtgagccaccgcgcccggccgcctggtTACTCTTTTATCCAGCATGTTTGAAATCACCAGTttgattgccttttttttctatatgaaGGAGATAGAAACTAGTCTGTCCTCCTCGAAGTTATGGCCCTGCATTTTCATAAAAAATGCTGCCAAAATCATAGCATTTATTCTATATGTATATGAAGTACAAACCAagaataattgaaaacaaaacttAGGAAAGGCAAGTAAGAATGTAAACTTGATGAGCCAGAGCAGAAGGGTGTGTCACTTGGAAGCAATCACAGCAGTCATTTAATTctataatttcaatatttattgaaattattgGCCTGGGGAGTGTGGGGAACCTGAACAAAGACAAGGACTGGCTCACAGCATCGAGAAAATCATGAAAGCCTCAGGGTATACATAGAGTATCAATCTTAGGAATTTTCCAGACAACATACCAATGACTACATGGACACCAGCAATCAAGGGGATGTGTTAGCCCTGGGAGTGAGCAGAGGTTTTCCGGTGAATTTTCAGGCCCCTGAAAGCATGCTGAAAGCAGAATCCTCACGTTGAGGATTAAGGGATTCGATTGAGTGTTGTTGGGCTTAAGTGTTTGAACATGCAAGAGAAATTCTTAGGGACACTGTGTGCCAAGTGAAATGGGAGCACTTTCTTTAAACACCTTGCAGTTCTTCATCTCCCTGCAGCATCTGGGCTCCTCTGCTAGTGAGCACAATGGATCATGATGGGAgacagcaaaggggaagcaagaggTTCCTGGAGTTACTCTCCCTCCACACTTTAGGGCATGCACTGACTAAGGACTTGGCCAATCTCTCATCTATCAATGTAAGTGGTGGATCTTGGCTACATCCCTTCTTGAAAAGACATCTTCGTGCTCTGGTAGGAGAACTATGCTGAAGCCTGTGACAGATCTGAGTGCTGGATTTTGTGAAGGGTGCATAGGTCTGATGGAGGAGTTGGGCAAGGGCTCCATACTATACaggctgaagctgagattggCTGGTCTAGGGAATCCCACTGGACTAGGTGTAGTTGGTAGAGGGTAGGACACACAGGAGAAAGTATGAAATACACAATAGGATTATTGAAAGAGAAGGGCTGAGCCAAGCAACATGGTTTTCTTGGGATCTCATCAAGGGCTGGTGATATAGGGGTGCTGCCTCCCCCTCTTCTGCAGGTGAGCGAGGCACATTGTCTCTTTCATGTCTGAGATGTCTCTGTCTTGAACATGGAACTCCAAGGTGAAGTCATCAACAGAGGGCTAGATGTAATCCATCTGCACAGGGAACTGCAGGCCATCCAGTGTCCTCAGGACATGCTCAGGCACAACCACAGGTACCCTGTTACCCAGGGTCAGCACAGGGCTCTCTGTGGGGACAGGATGAGGAATACTCTTCCAGCCTCAGTGTAAGTTCTGTCCCTTGTTCCGGGACCACGATGATCAATGCCTCTGTGCTGGAATTCTGCTGCTGCTGTGGAAAGACAGCCCTCAGTCCACTGCCTTCAAAAAAGGCTGAAAACGATGCTCCTGGGGAGGGAGCTGGAGCAGCTTCACACTCTAcaactttaaaatacaaattcccTAGCAGAAGTGGCAGTCACGCTGACCCTGCTGAATGCACCACCACTGGATGTGTCTCGTGGCCTGGAGATTGTGCAACACAGTCCAATCTTTGCTATCCAAGAACATTGGAAACTACCTGGGGTGGTTCCAGGCCTGGAATGAATTTATGTGAGGAACTCTTTGAAGTAAGGGTGTTTCTGCATCTGTGGTGAGACCGCAGTGAGGGAGGTTAAGactccccacttttttttcttctttctttctttccagacaCAGGAGATAATCAACAAAGAGCCAGGCTCCCTTTTAGAtccaataagaaacattttacaacctactCCCTCTCAAGTCTACTATCTGAAGGTCTCCTCTGCACAATAAACTTGGCCTCCCCCATTCTTTATCTTAACCTAAACATTTCCTTTCAATAGATCCCTGGTCTTAGATAAACTCATCCAATTATcaaccagataatttttaaatctacctataagcTGGAAGCCCCCCtccttcaagttgtcccacctttctggatcaaatcaatgtatttcttaaatgcacTTAGTTGAAGTCATGCCTCcctgaaatgtgtaaaaccaagctgcaccctgatgaccttggacacatgttctcaggacctccacAGGGCTGTGACACATGACACaatcatatttggctcagaataaatatcttcaaatattttgcagaGTATGACTCTTTTCCTCAACAAGGTCATGATGATAGGGTCGAAATTCACCGATATGAAGGACAGCCCCAATTTCTCGACTCACAGAAATAAAGTAAGAGAAAACGcatggaggggaggaggaggagaacctGGAGCTCCCACCTGCCCCTGGGTGAGTCCTGGAGGTGGAAGGAGAGGGACTTGATCCTGAGTTGGCCCCAGCTCCACCTGCAACAGAGCCCTGGAGTGCCACTCCCTGAATAGGGCCCAGCTCTACCCAGGTTAGACACTCCCTTGCCCTAGAGCCTGTGTCCTCCCTGGCCCCCGCTACCTCTGCTTCCTCAGAGCCCAGGCCCAGTGCACCACATCTGCTTCTATGCAGCTCTGGGAGGGCTGCACCAAGGACAATTTAGTCCCAGCGGGGACTTCCTGGACACAGGTGGGTCCTGATACCCTAAGGGCACAGAGGAGAATGGCCTTCACAGAGGCTGCTGTCTTGGGCCTCACAGAAGCAGCCTCTCCAGCCACCAGACTCAGAACCTACCCGGAGGCCCAGGCTGGTGAGGATGTCCTGGCTGGGCCTTTCATGTGGAAGAAGGCGGTTCCCACCTCAGCCGACGTCCAAAACCCTGAGGAGAATCAAACATGAAAGGGTGCCTGTCCTCCTTCCCAGAGGGGAAAGGCAGTTCCTGAAAcctcagtagaaaagaaaatgctgtgaGAGTTCGAGGGACCAAGGACGCCCTTCCCAGGCCAGCAAGGCCAGAGTAGGAGAAAGCTGCACCCACCTCCAGGGGACATGTGAGGTTTTAGAGGCTCAAGCAAGTCAAGGCAAATGCCCTGTACTCCCCCCGGGGTGATGAGCACTCCCCACCTACTGGGGTTGGGCTCCGGGAGGCCAGGACATTATCCCCGCATCTCCCCTGCCTCCCGGACTCAGGCCTGGGCTCCCAGGTTGACCAGGAAAAGGTAGTGGTAGCTACAGCTGGCCATGGACGTACAGGCTGGGACATGCAGGCCAACAAAGAGGTGCTGGGCCCTCAAGAGGACTGCTAGATTTCCTAGACACTCCAGAGACACAGGGACACCCAGGCAGGACAGGGAGAGCCTGGGAGCACCTGTGAGCAAGTGCAGGTGCCCATCCCAACACACAGAGATAAGCTGTGTTCAATCACTTGCTAAGCCCAACCAATCCCAGGGCCCAGAGGTGCAAACAGTGACCCCACTCAGGACTTGGAAGGAGGAGCACAGGAAAAGCCCCAAATTTGCCAAGAAAACTGTCAGAAATGTGGCGGTTATTTCATTAGTACATGAATAATAAACACaaacaatggaaaacaaaactaaacaaaggcAAATGTGAATGGAAATGTGATGAGTGTGAGCAGGAGAGTGTCTCAGTTGGAAACAAGCACAGCAGTCACCACTACTTCATTCAATCACGTCAAGATTTATTCAAAAGCATTGGCCTGGGGGAGTGTAGGGAACTGGGACTAAGACAAGGAATGGGGCACAGCTTGGAGAAAAAGGGGAGAGTCTCAGGGCAGAAATTGAGCACCGGCCTTGCGAATTATTTACTGTGGCATCAGACCAATGACTACAAGGACATCAGCATTCAAGGGTCAGTGTTAGCCCGGGGAGTGAGCAGCTGTCTTCAGATGAATTTTCAGGCCACGTCATGCTGGAAGCAGAACTCACACATGGAGAAGTCAGGGATTCGATTGAGTGTGGTTGGATGTATGTGGTTAAATAGGAAGAGAAAGTCTAAGGGACAGTGTGTGTGAAGTGAAGTGTGAATGTTTTATTTGAACTCCCTGCGGTTCTCCCCCTCCCTGCAGCATCTGGGACCCTCCGCTGTTGAAGACAGTGGGTGATGATGGGAAACAGCAAACGGGAAGCAAGCAGTCCTTGGAATTACTTTCTCTCCACATTTCAGAGAATGCACTGACTAAGGACTTGGACAATCTCTGACCTATCAAAGCAGGGGGTGGGTCTTGGGTTAAATCACTTCCCAAAGAGACATTTCCGTGCCCTGCTGGGAGGCCTATGGTGAACCCTGTGATAGATCTGGGGACCAGGACTTGGTGAAGGGGGCataggtctgagggaggaggtgcACAAGAGCTCTATACCATGCAGGCTGAAACTGCAGTCAGCTGGTCTAGGGCGTCCCACGGGACTAGGTGTGGGTGGTAGAGGGTAGCGTTGGGGGAAGGCTGCCAGACAATGTGGAACACACAATGGAGTTACTAGGAAAGAGGGGCTGATCCCAGCCATATCGTTTGCTGGGGATATCATCAAGGGCTGCTCATAGAGGGGTGCTGCCTCCTCTTCTTCTGCAGGTGAAAAAGTCACATTCTCCCTTCTCATATCTGAGATGTCTCCATCTTGAGCATAAAACTCCAAGCTGAAGTCATCAATGGAAGGTATGATGTACTGGATCTGCACAGGGGGCAGCAGGCCATCTTGTGAACTCAGGACATGCTCAGGGACAATCACAAGGACTGTGTTCTCCAGGGTCAGCTGCAGCGCTCTCTCTGGGGCCAGGATGAGGATGCCCTCTTCCAGGCTAAGCCTCACTTCTGTCCCTTGTTCCAGGACTATGATGAGCTCCTCAGTGCCAGAATCCTGCTGCTCCTGTGGAAAGACAGTCCTCAGTATTCTTCCTTCCCAAAAGGCTGCAAATGATGCTAGTGGGGAGGGAGATGCCAGGAGCTTCACCCTTTACAACTTTAAAATACAAACTCCCTCCCAGAATTGGTTGTCATGCCAACCCACCTAAATATACATCCACTGGATGTCCCTTGAGCCTGAAGATTGTGCAGCACTGTCCAATCTTTGCTATGCAAGGACACAGGAACTTACCTGGGGAGGTTCCAGGGACTGGCATGAATTCAGGTGTGGAGCTCCTGAAATTGAGGGTATTTTTGCACCTGCAGAGAGACCACAGTGAGGGAGGTTAAGGCTCTCTTCCAGCAAGAATCTCTTGcatttcagaatgtgaccttcAGAAATCCACCACCCAGCACTGGCCAGCCTCAGGACACCAGCCCCCAACAGTCAAGCATGACTTTCCACTCATCCTGCAGAAAGCATCCTCTCCATTTATGGTATCATGAGACATGACACTGACTTCCAGGCATGGGAATCTTAAGAAATATTAGGGAAAGTGCCTTACCTGTACTGGAACCCTGCTCCACTTGGTGACGTTTGGGTGGATTCATTTGTGTGGTAGCCAAACTGCAAGACAGAAAGGCACCACCTATCAATCTTCCACATAGTGATACAAATTCCCATTCTCACAAGCCCCAAACTTCATTAGTCATCCAGCACACATTGTTGCTGTGGCCCCAAATCACATGCACTTGTGTTCAGCTCCAAATCCTACCTGCATCCAGAAAGTCCTAACCCTCATCGCTTCTCgaccttttggctaagatcaagtgcagAAAGTCCTAACACTCATCTCCCACCCTCTCCTTTTCTAGAGGCTTTTCCTATTGGTACATGTGTGTGATAAGAGATGGTGATCACAGGAAACAGTTTGCTTTTTCAGGAGCTCATCCACATGAGAAAGAGGGACATCTAATTTGGCCCGAGGACTTTAGGAGAAGATGCTGATTTTCCAGGTATCTAACCCATGTGTCTATGAAGTTACAGTGTGAATGAAGTGATAAATGACATCAAATGTTCCATTTTCTAGTGAGCACAAGGAAAAAATTTAGATCATGCCCACAGTTTACCTGTCTCCACACAAGAGGCAACTTCTATTTACCCAGAGGATAGAGATTAACAATGGGAAGAAACATGAGATGAGTCCCCTGACATGTTCCAGAAACCCCACATGAAGGCGGCATCCTGTGGCCTCCACTGTGGGTCTCATGTCTCCCCAATGTGTTCTAAATTTATAACATTCAATGTCATGCCAGGCCAGGGTGTCTTCTCTGCCCTAGTTTGGCCCTTTAGCATACATTCACACAcccacgcacacatacacacacacacacacacacacatacagccaCACACCGTCACATGTCAACCTCCTGGCAACCAAAAGTAGCCACATACTCCGACATACCTGGTCTCTCCTTCATTGTCATTCTGTGGTTCTGTCTGGGAATCCCTGGGGCTTCTTGGGCGCCGGTAACCATACATAGTAAACGTTCTCTGGA comes from Symphalangus syndactylus isolate Jambi chromosome 11, NHGRI_mSymSyn1-v2.1_pri, whole genome shotgun sequence and encodes:
- the LOC129457789 gene encoding proline-rich protein 23D1-like; translated protein: MYGYRRPRSPRDSQTEPQNDNEGETSLATTQMNPPKRHQVEQGSSTGAKIPSISGAPHLNSCQSLEPPQEQQDSGTEELIIVLEQGTEVRLSLEEGILILAPERALQLTLENTVLVIVPEHVLSSQDGLLPPVQIQYIIPSIDDFSLEFYAQDGDISDMRRENVTFSPAEEEEAAPLYEQPLMISPANDMAGISPSFLVTPLCVPHCLAAFPQRYPLPPTPSPVGRPRPADCSFSLHGIELLCTSSLRPMPPSPSPGPQIYHRVHHRPPSRARKCLFGK